From Solanum lycopersicum chromosome 8, SLM_r2.1, the proteins below share one genomic window:
- the LOC101259275 gene encoding GEM-like protein 5, with protein MTGTGDENQPKFKKSESQIPSVSSSSSDPQAPEMDPQKWGTHIMGPPAVPTCHPDNQKAASWRAEDQREEFQPQPYVVYSPIDKPSNNPLDSVVNVFNSWSNRAENIARNIWYNLKAGPSVTEAAWGKLNLTAKALTEGGFEPLYKQIFGADPNEQLKKTFACYLSTATGPVAGTLYLSTTKVAFCSDRPLSYKAPSGQEAWSYYKVAVPLGNIGTINPIVMKESPPERYIQIVTIDGHDFWFMGFVNFDKAKHHLLETLSIFRAQPPHLNLQQPAATY; from the exons ATGACAGGCACAGGAGACGAAAATCAacccaaatttaaaaaatcagagTCTCAAATACCTTCTgtttcttcatcatcttcagaTCCACAAGCACCAGAAATGGATCCCCAAAAATGGGGTACCCATATTATGGGTCCGCCTGCAGTTCCAACTTGTCATCCAGACAATCAGAAAGCTGCTTCATGGAGAGCTGAGGATCAAAGAGAAGAGTTTCAGCCACAGCCTTATGTTGTTTATTCCCCAATTGATAAGCCTAGCAATAACCCACTTGATTCCGTTGTTAATGTGTTCAATTCATGGAGTAACAGAGCTGAGAACATAGCTCGCAACATTTGGTATAATC TGAAAGCTGGACCGTCAGTTACAGAAGCGGCATGGGGAAAACTTAATTTGACAGCTAAGGCGTTGACAGAGGGTGGATTTGAGCCTCTTTACAAGCAGATTTTTGGAGCAGATCCTAATGAACAGCTGAAAAAGACGTTTGCTTGTTATCTTTCTACTGCGACTGGGCCTGTTGCTGGTACACTCTATCTGTCAACTACTAAAGTTGCTTTTTGCAGCGATCGGCCATTATCATACAAAGCTCCATCTGGTCAGGAGGCCTGGAGCTACTACAAG GTAGCAGTACCGTTGGGAAATATTGGGACTATAAACCCAATAGTGATGAAAGAGTCTCCACCAGAGAGGTACATTCAGATTGTTACCATCGATGGTCATGATTTCTGGTTCATGGGGTTTGTGAATTTTGATAAAGCAAAACATCATCTACTTGAAACTTTGTCAATTTTTAGAGCACAACCCCCTCATCTCAATCTGCAACAACCAGCAGCTACTTACTAG
- the LOC101258981 gene encoding uncharacterized protein isoform X1, with translation MNGLVKDENQRRVGKKQNGSSWKCAYGYSQHRRCKSASEKIAALSKGGDRQSIKKELNEPPVLPPSTRSCKASPLHEFSKTISKEEVPEHRASLEKDIEQLQMRLQQEKSMRMVLERAMGRASSTLSPGHRHFAAQTKELIAEIELLEEEVANREQQVLSLYRSVFEECISRPSSEQSSVMTSPAHNKAESRKHPSIISSAFCSSKKFPLRTFQALAAINDLGKRNLLQSKSTHASFYNGKANVHIQKSSSEHTKEQGQVTSTEKSPLARTLKDHLYQCPSKLSEEMVRCMAAIYCWLRITESTSTEQKRSPLSSRSSTNVIIPQHDIKEERDWFCRSTIEISWIATDKNNVSRASYAISNYRVLVEQLERVNLSQMETNNKMAFWINLYNSLVMHAYLAYGIPQNSLRRLVLLHKAAYNVGGQVISANAIEQSIFGLRTPRIGRWLETILSTALWKRSGEERQLISSKFSLQHFQPLVCFALCTGAVSDPMLKVYTASNIQGELEAAKKEFLQANIIVKKSKRVSLPKVLEKYTKEASIPSDDLLGWVMENVEKKLRDSIQKCIDRRTNKKTSQIIDWLPYSSRFQYVISKDFTEKPWWA, from the exons ATGAATGGTTTAGTAAAAGATGAAAATCAGAGAAGGGTTGGGAAGAAACAAAATGGAAGTTCTTGGAAATGTGCATATGGTTATTCTCAGCATAGGAGATGTAAAAG TGCTTCCGAAAAAATCGCTGCTCTATCAAAAGGTGGAGACAGGCAATCCATAAAAAAGGAATTGAATGAACCGCCT GTGTTGCCACCTTCAACAAGGAGTTGTAAAGCAAGTCCGTTACATGAATTCTCCAAAACTATTAGCAAAGAGGAAGTTCCAGAACACAGAGCCTCCTTGGAAAAAGAT ATCGAACAGTTACAAATGCGTTTGCAGCAAGAAAAATCAATGCGTATGGTACTTGAGAGGGCAATGGGAAGAGCTTCTAGCACGTTGTCTCCTGGACATAGGCATTTTGCTGCTCAG ACAAAAGAGTTGATAGCTGAAATTGAATTACTTGAAGAAGAAGTTGCAAACCGCGAGCAGCAGGTCCTTTCTTTGTACAGGAGTGTTTTTGAAGAATGCATTAGCCGGCCTTCTTCTGAGCAAAGTTCGGTCATGACTTCTCCAGCACATAATAAAGCTGAGTCAAGAAAACATCCAAGTATAATATCAAGTGCCTTTTGCTCATCCAAAAAATTCCCTTTGCGGACATTCCAAGCTCTTGCTGCCATAAATGACTTGGGAAAAAGAAACTTGTTGCAGTCGAAATCAACACATGCTTCATTTTATAACGGCAAAGCTAATGTACACATTCAGAAAAGTAGTTCAGAGCATACTAAA GAGCAAGGGCAGGTAACATCAACGGAGAAATCTCCTCTGGCACGAACTCTTAAAGATCATCTCTACCAGTGTCCCAGTAAATTGTCTGAGGAAATGGTAAGGTGCATGGCTGCAATATACTGTTGGCTCCGGATTACAGAATCGACAAGTACTGAACAAAAGCGGTCACCTTTGTCATCAAGGTCATCTACTAATGTCATAATTCCACAGCATGATATTAAAGAGGAAAGAGATTGGTTTTGCAGATCAACAATTGAAATATCTTGGATTGCGACAGACAAGAATAACGTCTCTCGTGCATCTTATGCCATCAGTAACTACAG AGTTTTGGTGGAGCAACTGGAAAGAGTGAATCTCAGTCAGATGGAAACCAATAACAAAATGGCATTTTGGATCAACTTGTACAATTCCTTAGTTATGCAT GCATATTTGGCATATGGAATACCACAGAACTCTCTTAGAAGGTTGGTGCTGTTACACAAG GCTGCTTACAATGTTGGTGGACAGGTCATAAGTGCAAATGCCATCGAACAGTCAATTTTTGGCTTGCGTACACCACGGATAGGACGG TGGTTGGAGACCATTCTGTCAACTGCATTATGGAAAAGATCAGGAGAAGAAAGGCAACTCATCAGTTCAAAATTTTCCCTCCAACACTTCCAGCCCCTTGTTTGCTTTGCTCTTTGTACTGGCGCTGTTTCCGATCCCATG CTGAAAGTGTACACTGCCTCGAACATTCAAGGGGAGCTAGAAGCAGCAAAGAAAGAGTTCCTACAGGCTAATATCATAGTAAAGAAGTCGAAAAGAGTATCTTTGCCTAAGGTGCTTGAAAAATACACGAAGGAAGCTAGTATTCCATCCGATGATCTTCTTGGTTGGGTCATGGAAAACGTTGAAAAGAAGCTTCGTGATTCCATACAGAAATGTATTGACAGAAGAACTAATAAAAAGACGTCTCAGATAATCGATTGGCTACCTTACTCTTCAAGATTCCAATATGTAATTTCGAAAGATTTTACAGAGAAGCCGTGGTGGGCATAG
- the LOC101258981 gene encoding uncharacterized protein isoform X2 — translation MRLQQEKSMRMVLERAMGRASSTLSPGHRHFAAQTKELIAEIELLEEEVANREQQVLSLYRSVFEECISRPSSEQSSVMTSPAHNKAESRKHPSIISSAFCSSKKFPLRTFQALAAINDLGKRNLLQSKSTHASFYNGKANVHIQKSSSEHTKEQGQVTSTEKSPLARTLKDHLYQCPSKLSEEMVRCMAAIYCWLRITESTSTEQKRSPLSSRSSTNVIIPQHDIKEERDWFCRSTIEISWIATDKNNVSRASYAISNYRVLVEQLERVNLSQMETNNKMAFWINLYNSLVMHAYLAYGIPQNSLRRLVLLHKAAYNVGGQVISANAIEQSIFGLRTPRIGRWLETILSTALWKRSGEERQLISSKFSLQHFQPLVCFALCTGAVSDPMLKVYTASNIQGELEAAKKEFLQANIIVKKSKRVSLPKVLEKYTKEASIPSDDLLGWVMENVEKKLRDSIQKCIDRRTNKKTSQIIDWLPYSSRFQYVISKDFTEKPWWA, via the exons ATGCGTTTGCAGCAAGAAAAATCAATGCGTATGGTACTTGAGAGGGCAATGGGAAGAGCTTCTAGCACGTTGTCTCCTGGACATAGGCATTTTGCTGCTCAG ACAAAAGAGTTGATAGCTGAAATTGAATTACTTGAAGAAGAAGTTGCAAACCGCGAGCAGCAGGTCCTTTCTTTGTACAGGAGTGTTTTTGAAGAATGCATTAGCCGGCCTTCTTCTGAGCAAAGTTCGGTCATGACTTCTCCAGCACATAATAAAGCTGAGTCAAGAAAACATCCAAGTATAATATCAAGTGCCTTTTGCTCATCCAAAAAATTCCCTTTGCGGACATTCCAAGCTCTTGCTGCCATAAATGACTTGGGAAAAAGAAACTTGTTGCAGTCGAAATCAACACATGCTTCATTTTATAACGGCAAAGCTAATGTACACATTCAGAAAAGTAGTTCAGAGCATACTAAA GAGCAAGGGCAGGTAACATCAACGGAGAAATCTCCTCTGGCACGAACTCTTAAAGATCATCTCTACCAGTGTCCCAGTAAATTGTCTGAGGAAATGGTAAGGTGCATGGCTGCAATATACTGTTGGCTCCGGATTACAGAATCGACAAGTACTGAACAAAAGCGGTCACCTTTGTCATCAAGGTCATCTACTAATGTCATAATTCCACAGCATGATATTAAAGAGGAAAGAGATTGGTTTTGCAGATCAACAATTGAAATATCTTGGATTGCGACAGACAAGAATAACGTCTCTCGTGCATCTTATGCCATCAGTAACTACAG AGTTTTGGTGGAGCAACTGGAAAGAGTGAATCTCAGTCAGATGGAAACCAATAACAAAATGGCATTTTGGATCAACTTGTACAATTCCTTAGTTATGCAT GCATATTTGGCATATGGAATACCACAGAACTCTCTTAGAAGGTTGGTGCTGTTACACAAG GCTGCTTACAATGTTGGTGGACAGGTCATAAGTGCAAATGCCATCGAACAGTCAATTTTTGGCTTGCGTACACCACGGATAGGACGG TGGTTGGAGACCATTCTGTCAACTGCATTATGGAAAAGATCAGGAGAAGAAAGGCAACTCATCAGTTCAAAATTTTCCCTCCAACACTTCCAGCCCCTTGTTTGCTTTGCTCTTTGTACTGGCGCTGTTTCCGATCCCATG CTGAAAGTGTACACTGCCTCGAACATTCAAGGGGAGCTAGAAGCAGCAAAGAAAGAGTTCCTACAGGCTAATATCATAGTAAAGAAGTCGAAAAGAGTATCTTTGCCTAAGGTGCTTGAAAAATACACGAAGGAAGCTAGTATTCCATCCGATGATCTTCTTGGTTGGGTCATGGAAAACGTTGAAAAGAAGCTTCGTGATTCCATACAGAAATGTATTGACAGAAGAACTAATAAAAAGACGTCTCAGATAATCGATTGGCTACCTTACTCTTCAAGATTCCAATATGTAATTTCGAAAGATTTTACAGAGAAGCCGTGGTGGGCATAG